A region from the Panicum hallii strain FIL2 chromosome 1, PHallii_v3.1, whole genome shotgun sequence genome encodes:
- the LOC112879407 gene encoding 60S ribosomal protein L39 produces the protein MPSHKTFRIKKKLAKKMRQNRPIPYWIRMRTDNTIRYNAKRRHWRRTKLGF, from the exons ATG CCGTCGCACAAGACCTTCCGGATCAAGAAGAAGCTGGCGAAGAAGATGCGCCAGAACCGCCCCATCCCCTACTGGATCCGCATGCGCACCGACAACACCATCAG GTACAACGCGAAGCGCAGGCACTGGCGCCGCACCAAGCTCGGCTTCTGA
- the LOC112879375 gene encoding ATPase 2, plasma membrane-type-like isoform X2, with protein sequence MASISLEDVRNETVDLETVPVQEVFQHLKCSKQGLSTTEGDSRLKIFGPNKLEEKSESKLLKFLGFMWNPLSWVMESAAIMAIVLANGGGKPPDWQDFVGITVLLFINSTISFVEENNAGNAAAALMAGLAPKTKLLRDGKWKEEDASILVPGDIISIKLGDIIPADARLLDGDPLKVDQAALTGESLPVNKHPGQGVFSGSTVKQGEIEAVVIATGVHTFFGKAAHLVDSTNNVGHFQQVLTAIGNFCIISIAVGMVIEIIVMYPIQHRAYRDGIDNLLVLLIGGIPIAMPTVLSVTMAIGSHRLSQQGAITKRMTAIEEMAGMDVLCSDKTGTLTLNKLTVDKTLIEVCGKGVDKDMVLLYAARASRVENQDAIDTCIVGMLADPKEARAGIKEVHFLPFNPVEKRTAITYIDGNGDWHRISKGAPEQIIELCRMSKDAEKKIHGLIDSYADRGLRSLGVSYQQVPEKSKESAGEPWQFIGLLPLFDPPRHDSAETIRRALHLGVNVKMITGDQLAIGKETARRLGMGSNMYPSTTLLGDNKTGEMGGLNIDELIEKADGFAGVFPEHKYEIVKRLQDRKHICGMTGDGVNDAPALKKADIGIAVDDATDAARSASDIVLTEPGLSVIVSAVLTSRAIFQRMKNYTIYAVSITIRIVLGFLLVALVWEFDFAPFMVLIIAILNDGTIMTISKDRVKPSPTPDSWKLKEIFATGIVLGTYMALTTALFFYLAHDTDFFTTTFGVRSIKENDKELMAALYLQVSIISQALIFVTRSRSWSFVERPGALLVIAFLAAQLVATCIAVYANWEFCKMQGIGWGWGVAIWAFSIVTYLPLDVLKFAIRYALSGKAWSNINNKTAFVNRNDYGRGEREAQWATAQRTLHGLNQATASSDLFGDNTGYRELSELAEQAAKRAEVARLRELHTLKGHVESVVKLKGLDIDTIQQSYTV encoded by the exons ATGGCGTCCATCTCCCTCGAGGACGTCCGCAACGAGACCGTCGACCTC GAGACCGTCCCGGTCCAGGAGGTGTTCCAGCACCTGAAATGCAGCAAGCAGGGGCTCTCCACCACGGAGGGCGACAGCCGGCTCAAGATCTTCGGGCCCAACAAGCTCGAGGAGAAGTCGGAGAGCAAGCTGCTCAAGTTCCTGGGCTTCATGTGGAACCCGCTCTCGTGGGTCATGGAGTCCGCCGCCATCATGGCCATCGTCCTCGCCAACGGCGGCGGCAAGCCCCCGGACTGGCAGGACTTCGTCGGCATCACCGTGCTTCTCTTCATCAACTCCACCATCAGCTTCGTCGAGGAGAACAACGCcgggaacgccgccgccgccctcatgGCGGGCCTCGCGCCCAAGACCAAGCTCCTCAGGGACGGCAAGTGGAAGGAGGAGGACGCCTCCATCCTCGTGCCCGGTGACATCATCAGCATTAAGCTCGGGGACATCATCCCCGCCGACGCCAGGCTGCTCGACGGCGACCCGCTCAAGGTCGACCAGGCCGCGCTCACCGGCGAGTCGCTGCCGGTCAACAAGCACCCGGGCCAGGGGGTCTTCTCCGGCTCCACCGTCAAGCAGGGCGAGATAGAGGCCGTCGTCATCGCCACTGGCGTGCACACCTTCTTCGGGAAGGCGGCCCACCTGGTGGACAGCACCAACAACGTCGGCCATTTCCAGCAAGTGCTCACGGCCATCGGCAACTTCTGCATCATCTCCATCGCCGTCGGCATGGTCATCGAGATCATCGTCATGTACCCCATCCAGCACCGCGCCTACCGCGACGGCATCGACAACCTCCTCGTCCTGCTCATCGGCGGAATCCCCATCGCCATGCCCACGGTGCTCTCCGTCACCATGGCCATCGGCTCCCACCGCCTCTCCCAGCAGGGCGCCATCACCAAGCGCATGACCGCCATCGAGGAGATGGCTGGCATGGATGTGCTGTGCAGTGACAAGACCGGCACGCTCACCCTCAACAAGCTCACCGTCGACAAGACCCTCATCGAGGTGTGCGGCAAGGGCGTCGACAAGGACATGGTGCTCCTCTACgccgcgagggcctcccgcgtCGAGAACCAGGACGCCATCGACACCTGCATCGTCGGCATGCTCGCCGACCCCAAGGAGGCCCGCGCCGGCATCAAGGAGGTCCACTTCCTCCCCTTTAACCCGGTGGAGAAGCGCACGGCCATCACCTACATCGACGGCAACGGCGACTGGCACAGGATAAGCAAGGGCGCCCCCGAGCAGATCATCGAGCTGTGCAGGATGAGCAAGGACGCGGAGAAGAAGATCCACGGCCTGATCGACAGCTACGCCGACCGCGGCCTCCGCTCCCTGGGCGTGTCGTACCAGCAGGTGCCGGAGAAGAGCAAGGAGAGCGCCGGTGAGCCGTGGCAGTTCATCGGCCTGCTGCCGCTGTTCGACCCGCCGAGGCACGACAGCGCGGAGACCATCCGGCGCGCGCTCCACCTCGGCGTGAACGTGAAGATGATCACCGGCGACCAGCTGGCCATCGGCAAGGAGACGGCGCGGCGCCTGGGCATGGGCAGCAACATGTACCCCTCGACCACCCTGCTCGGCGACAACAAGACCGGCGAGATGGGCGGCCTCAACATCGACGAGCTGATCGAGAAGGCGGACGGTTTCGCCGGGGTGTTCCCGGAGCACAAGTACGAGATCGTGAAGCGGCTGCAGGACCGGAAGCACATCTGCGGCATGACCGGGGACGGCGTGAACGACGCGCCGGCGCTGAAGAAGGCGGACATCGGCATCGCGGTGGACGACGCGACGGACGCGGCCCGGAGCGCGTCGGACATCGTGCTGACGGAGCCCGGGCTGAGCGTGATCGTGAGCGCGGTGCTGACGAGCCGCGCCATCTTCCAGCGCATGAAGAACTACACCATCTACGCCGTGTCCATAACCATCCGCATCGTGCTGGGGTTCCTGCTGGTGGCCCTGGTGTGGGAGTTCGACTTCGCGCCCTTCATGGTGCTCATCATCGCCATCCTCAACGACGGCACCATCATGACCATCTCCAAGGACCGCGTGAAGCCGTCGCCGACCCCCGACTCGTGGAAGCTCAAGGAGATCTTCGCCACGGGCATCGTGCTCGGCACCTACATGGCGCTGACCACGGCGCTCTTCTTCTACCTCGCGCACGACACCGACTTCTTCACG ACTACTTTCGGCGTGCGGTCCATCAAGGAGAACGACAAGGAGCTGATGGCGGCGCTGTACCTCCAAGTGAGCATCATCAGCCAGGCGCTTATCTTCGTGACCCGCTCCCGGAGCTGGTCCTTCGTGGAGCGCCCCGGCGCTCTGCTGGTGATCGCCTTCCTCGCGGCGCAGCTGGTGGCCACCTGCATCGCCGTGTACGCCAACTGGGAGTTCTGCAAGATGCAGGGCATCGGCTGGGGGTGGGGCGTCGCCATCTGGGCCTTCAGCATCGTCACCTACCTCCCGCTGGACGTGCTCAAGTTCGCCATCCGCTACGCGCTGAGCGGCAAGGCCTGGAGCAACATCAACAACAAAACGGCCTTCGTCAACAGGAACGACTACGGCAGGGGCGAGCGCGAGGCGCAGTGGGCCACGGCGCAGCGGACGCTGCACGGCCTCAACCAGGCCACCGCCAGCTCCGACCTCTTCGGCGACAACACCGGCTACCGCGAGCTGTCGGAGCTCGCCGAGCAGGCCGCCAAGCGCGCCGAGGTGGCCAGGCTCAGGGAGCTGCACACGCTCAAGGGGCACGTCGAGTCGGTGGTCAAGCTCAAGGGGCTCGACATCGACACCATCCAGCAGAGCTACACCGTGTAA
- the LOC112879375 gene encoding ATPase 8, plasma membrane-type-like isoform X1: MICFCLALADMARHGTTQETVPVQEVFQHLKCSKQGLSTTEGDSRLKIFGPNKLEEKSESKLLKFLGFMWNPLSWVMESAAIMAIVLANGGGKPPDWQDFVGITVLLFINSTISFVEENNAGNAAAALMAGLAPKTKLLRDGKWKEEDASILVPGDIISIKLGDIIPADARLLDGDPLKVDQAALTGESLPVNKHPGQGVFSGSTVKQGEIEAVVIATGVHTFFGKAAHLVDSTNNVGHFQQVLTAIGNFCIISIAVGMVIEIIVMYPIQHRAYRDGIDNLLVLLIGGIPIAMPTVLSVTMAIGSHRLSQQGAITKRMTAIEEMAGMDVLCSDKTGTLTLNKLTVDKTLIEVCGKGVDKDMVLLYAARASRVENQDAIDTCIVGMLADPKEARAGIKEVHFLPFNPVEKRTAITYIDGNGDWHRISKGAPEQIIELCRMSKDAEKKIHGLIDSYADRGLRSLGVSYQQVPEKSKESAGEPWQFIGLLPLFDPPRHDSAETIRRALHLGVNVKMITGDQLAIGKETARRLGMGSNMYPSTTLLGDNKTGEMGGLNIDELIEKADGFAGVFPEHKYEIVKRLQDRKHICGMTGDGVNDAPALKKADIGIAVDDATDAARSASDIVLTEPGLSVIVSAVLTSRAIFQRMKNYTIYAVSITIRIVLGFLLVALVWEFDFAPFMVLIIAILNDGTIMTISKDRVKPSPTPDSWKLKEIFATGIVLGTYMALTTALFFYLAHDTDFFTTTFGVRSIKENDKELMAALYLQVSIISQALIFVTRSRSWSFVERPGALLVIAFLAAQLVATCIAVYANWEFCKMQGIGWGWGVAIWAFSIVTYLPLDVLKFAIRYALSGKAWSNINNKTAFVNRNDYGRGEREAQWATAQRTLHGLNQATASSDLFGDNTGYRELSELAEQAAKRAEVARLRELHTLKGHVESVVKLKGLDIDTIQQSYTV, translated from the exons ATGATTTGCTTTTGCTTGGCTTTGGCTGACAtggcacggcacggcacgacGCAGGAGACCGTCCCGGTCCAGGAGGTGTTCCAGCACCTGAAATGCAGCAAGCAGGGGCTCTCCACCACGGAGGGCGACAGCCGGCTCAAGATCTTCGGGCCCAACAAGCTCGAGGAGAAGTCGGAGAGCAAGCTGCTCAAGTTCCTGGGCTTCATGTGGAACCCGCTCTCGTGGGTCATGGAGTCCGCCGCCATCATGGCCATCGTCCTCGCCAACGGCGGCGGCAAGCCCCCGGACTGGCAGGACTTCGTCGGCATCACCGTGCTTCTCTTCATCAACTCCACCATCAGCTTCGTCGAGGAGAACAACGCcgggaacgccgccgccgccctcatgGCGGGCCTCGCGCCCAAGACCAAGCTCCTCAGGGACGGCAAGTGGAAGGAGGAGGACGCCTCCATCCTCGTGCCCGGTGACATCATCAGCATTAAGCTCGGGGACATCATCCCCGCCGACGCCAGGCTGCTCGACGGCGACCCGCTCAAGGTCGACCAGGCCGCGCTCACCGGCGAGTCGCTGCCGGTCAACAAGCACCCGGGCCAGGGGGTCTTCTCCGGCTCCACCGTCAAGCAGGGCGAGATAGAGGCCGTCGTCATCGCCACTGGCGTGCACACCTTCTTCGGGAAGGCGGCCCACCTGGTGGACAGCACCAACAACGTCGGCCATTTCCAGCAAGTGCTCACGGCCATCGGCAACTTCTGCATCATCTCCATCGCCGTCGGCATGGTCATCGAGATCATCGTCATGTACCCCATCCAGCACCGCGCCTACCGCGACGGCATCGACAACCTCCTCGTCCTGCTCATCGGCGGAATCCCCATCGCCATGCCCACGGTGCTCTCCGTCACCATGGCCATCGGCTCCCACCGCCTCTCCCAGCAGGGCGCCATCACCAAGCGCATGACCGCCATCGAGGAGATGGCTGGCATGGATGTGCTGTGCAGTGACAAGACCGGCACGCTCACCCTCAACAAGCTCACCGTCGACAAGACCCTCATCGAGGTGTGCGGCAAGGGCGTCGACAAGGACATGGTGCTCCTCTACgccgcgagggcctcccgcgtCGAGAACCAGGACGCCATCGACACCTGCATCGTCGGCATGCTCGCCGACCCCAAGGAGGCCCGCGCCGGCATCAAGGAGGTCCACTTCCTCCCCTTTAACCCGGTGGAGAAGCGCACGGCCATCACCTACATCGACGGCAACGGCGACTGGCACAGGATAAGCAAGGGCGCCCCCGAGCAGATCATCGAGCTGTGCAGGATGAGCAAGGACGCGGAGAAGAAGATCCACGGCCTGATCGACAGCTACGCCGACCGCGGCCTCCGCTCCCTGGGCGTGTCGTACCAGCAGGTGCCGGAGAAGAGCAAGGAGAGCGCCGGTGAGCCGTGGCAGTTCATCGGCCTGCTGCCGCTGTTCGACCCGCCGAGGCACGACAGCGCGGAGACCATCCGGCGCGCGCTCCACCTCGGCGTGAACGTGAAGATGATCACCGGCGACCAGCTGGCCATCGGCAAGGAGACGGCGCGGCGCCTGGGCATGGGCAGCAACATGTACCCCTCGACCACCCTGCTCGGCGACAACAAGACCGGCGAGATGGGCGGCCTCAACATCGACGAGCTGATCGAGAAGGCGGACGGTTTCGCCGGGGTGTTCCCGGAGCACAAGTACGAGATCGTGAAGCGGCTGCAGGACCGGAAGCACATCTGCGGCATGACCGGGGACGGCGTGAACGACGCGCCGGCGCTGAAGAAGGCGGACATCGGCATCGCGGTGGACGACGCGACGGACGCGGCCCGGAGCGCGTCGGACATCGTGCTGACGGAGCCCGGGCTGAGCGTGATCGTGAGCGCGGTGCTGACGAGCCGCGCCATCTTCCAGCGCATGAAGAACTACACCATCTACGCCGTGTCCATAACCATCCGCATCGTGCTGGGGTTCCTGCTGGTGGCCCTGGTGTGGGAGTTCGACTTCGCGCCCTTCATGGTGCTCATCATCGCCATCCTCAACGACGGCACCATCATGACCATCTCCAAGGACCGCGTGAAGCCGTCGCCGACCCCCGACTCGTGGAAGCTCAAGGAGATCTTCGCCACGGGCATCGTGCTCGGCACCTACATGGCGCTGACCACGGCGCTCTTCTTCTACCTCGCGCACGACACCGACTTCTTCACG ACTACTTTCGGCGTGCGGTCCATCAAGGAGAACGACAAGGAGCTGATGGCGGCGCTGTACCTCCAAGTGAGCATCATCAGCCAGGCGCTTATCTTCGTGACCCGCTCCCGGAGCTGGTCCTTCGTGGAGCGCCCCGGCGCTCTGCTGGTGATCGCCTTCCTCGCGGCGCAGCTGGTGGCCACCTGCATCGCCGTGTACGCCAACTGGGAGTTCTGCAAGATGCAGGGCATCGGCTGGGGGTGGGGCGTCGCCATCTGGGCCTTCAGCATCGTCACCTACCTCCCGCTGGACGTGCTCAAGTTCGCCATCCGCTACGCGCTGAGCGGCAAGGCCTGGAGCAACATCAACAACAAAACGGCCTTCGTCAACAGGAACGACTACGGCAGGGGCGAGCGCGAGGCGCAGTGGGCCACGGCGCAGCGGACGCTGCACGGCCTCAACCAGGCCACCGCCAGCTCCGACCTCTTCGGCGACAACACCGGCTACCGCGAGCTGTCGGAGCTCGCCGAGCAGGCCGCCAAGCGCGCCGAGGTGGCCAGGCTCAGGGAGCTGCACACGCTCAAGGGGCACGTCGAGTCGGTGGTCAAGCTCAAGGGGCTCGACATCGACACCATCCAGCAGAGCTACACCGTGTAA
- the LOC112879388 gene encoding DNA replication licensing factor MCM5, translating into MSGWDEGAVFYSDQAQFPRGGPGGDPAADLSRHSALRKFKEFLRGFTGPTGDFPYRESLIHNRDHVTVAIEDLDAFDAELSDKIRKSPADYLPLFETAAAEVLASLRSKVAGETGEMEEPVTGDVQIFLSSKENCLSLRSIGADYMSKLVKIAGIAIAASRVKAKATHVTLLCKNCRSVRTVSCRPGLGGAIVPRSCDHVPQPGEEPCPLDPWIPVPDKSKYVDLQTLKLQENPEDVPTGELPRNVLLSVDRHLVQTIVPGTRLTVVGIYSVYQASANQKGAVGVKQPYIRVVGLEQSRDNNSNGPSNFTLDEEMEFKEFAQRPDAYAKLCSMIGPSIYGHSDVKKAIACLLFGGSKKRLPDGVRLRGDIHVLLLGDPSTAKSQFLKFVEKTAPIAVYTSGKGSSAAGLTASVTRDSSSREFYLEGGAMVLADGGVVCIDEFDKMRPEDRVAIHEAMEQQTISIAKAGITTVLNSRTSVLAAANPIAGRYDDLKTAQDNIDLQTTILSRFDLIFIVKDIRMYDQDKRIASHIIKVHASGAAASSKNTEASEGENWLKRYIEYCRATCKPRLSEKAAEMLQNKYVEIRQKMRQQAHETGRAAAIPITVRQLEAIIRLSESLAKMRLTSVATPEHVEEAFRLFNVSTVDAARSGINEHLNLSPEIANEIKQAEAQIKRRMGIGSHISERRLIDELTRMGMNESIIRRALLIMHQRDEVEYKRERHVIVRKA; encoded by the exons atGTCGGGTTGGGACGAGGGCGCCGTATTCTACAGCGACCAGGCGCAATTCCCCCGCGGCGGCCCTGGCGGCGACCCAGCCGCCGACCTCAGCCGCCACTCCGCTCTCCGCAAGTTCAAGGAGTTCCTCCGCGGCTTCACCGGTCCCACCGGCGACTTCCCCTACCG CGAGAGCCTAATACACAACCGCGACCATGTCACCGTCGCCATCGAGGACCTCGATGCCTTCGACGCCGAGCTCTCCGACAAGATCCGCAAGTCGCCCGCTGATTATCTTCCGTTG TTTGAGACGGCTGCAGCCGAGGTCCTCGCAAGCCTCCGCTCGAAGGTCGCCGGCGAGACCGGGGAGATGGAGGAGCCCGTCACCGGAGATGTCCAGATCTTCCTCTCCTCCAAGGAGAATTGCCTGTCCCTGAGATCTATTGGG GCAGATTACATGTCGAAGCTAGTTAAGATTGCGGGAATTGCAATTGCCGCATCGAGAGTGAAAGCCAAGGCCACCCATGTAACTCTTCTCTGCAAGAACTGCCGGAGTGTCAGAACAGTTTCTTGCAGGCCAGGCCTCGGTGGGGCTATTGTTCCACGATCGTGTGATCATGTTCCTCAG CCTGGAGAAGAGCCTTGCCCCCTGGACCCCTGGATTCCTGTCCCAGATAAGAGCAAGTATGTGGATCTCCAGACCCTCAAATTGCAGGAGAATCCCGAG GATGTTCCAACTGGTGAGCTTCCTAGAAATGTGCTTCTGTCTGTAGATAGGCACCTTGTTCAGACCATTGTTCCAGGGACTAGATTAACTGTTGTTGGCATCTACAGCGTCTACCAAGCATCCGCAAA CCAGAAGGGCGCCGTTGGTGTTAAACAGCCTTACATTAGAGTTGTTGGTTTGGAGCAATCTCGAGACAATAACTCAAATGGACCCTCCAATTTCACTCTTGACGAG GAAATGGAATTCAAAGAATTTGCACAGAGGCCAGATGCATATGCCAAGCTTTGCTCAATGATTGGCCCTTCAATTTATGGTCATTCTGATGTCAAGAAAGCTATTGCATGCTTGTTATTTGGGGGATCTAAGAAG AGGCTACCTGATGGTGTACGTTTGAGAGGCGACATTCATGTCTTGCTTCTGGGTGATCCATCCACAGCAAAATCACAG TTCCTCAAATTTGTAGAGAAGACAGCTCCTATTGCAGTCTATACATCTGGAAAAGGTTCCTCTGCTGCTGGTCTCACGGCATCTGTAACGCGGGATAGTAGCTCG CGCGAGTTTTATTTGGAAGGAGGGGCCATGGTTTTGGCTGATGGTGGAGTTGTTTGTATTGATGAATTTGACAAGATGAGACCTGAAGACAG AGTTGCAATTCATGAAGCCATGGAGCAACAGACAATATCTATTGCCAAAGCTGGCATTACAACAGTACTCAATTCAAGGACTTCAGTTCTTGCAGCTGCCAATCCAATTGCAGGACGTTATGATGATCTTAAG ACTGCACAAGATAATATCGATCTGCAGACAACCATTCTTTCTAGATTTGATCTAATCTTTATTGTAAAAGATATCAGAATGTATGATCAAGATAAG CGAATAGCAAGCCACATTATCAAGGTGCATGCCAGTGGTGCTGCTGCTTCATCCAAGAACACAGAGGCAAGTGAAGGAGAAAATTGGTTGAAAAG gtacATTGAGTACTGCCGTGCTACTTGCAAACCACGGCTCTCAGAAAAGGCTGCTGAGATGCTGCAAAACAAATATGTTGAGATTAGACAG AAAATGAGGCAGCAAGCTCATGAGACAGGGAGGGCTGCAGCGATACCCATCACTGTGAGGCAGCTTGAAGCCATCATACGTTTGAGCGAATCTCTTGCAAAGATGAGATT GACAAGTGTGGCTACACCAGAGCATGTTGAAGAGGCATTCAGGCTATTCAACGTTTCCACCGTTGATGCTGCAAGATCTGGAATCAACGAGCATTTGAACTTGTCACCAGAAATTGCAAACGAAATTAAG CAAGCGGAGGCACAAATAAAAAGAAGAATGGGCATTGGAAGCCACATATCTGAGCGGCGGCTGATTGATGAACTAACTAGGATGGGAATGAATGAATCCATT ATCAGAAGAGCCCTTCTGATCATGCATCAAAGGGACGAGGTAGAGTACAAGAGGGAGCGCCATGTGATTGTCCGAAAGGCTTAA